In Herbaspirillum seropedicae, a single window of DNA contains:
- a CDS encoding P-II family nitrogen regulator: MKQVTAIIKPFKLDEVRESLAEVGVTGLTVTEVKGFGRQKGHTELYRGAEYVVDFLPKVKIEVVVDDKVVEQAVDAIIKAARTGKIGDGKIFVQEVEQVIRIRTGETGPDAV; the protein is encoded by the coding sequence TCAAACCGTTCAAGCTGGACGAGGTGCGTGAATCCCTCGCCGAAGTCGGCGTCACGGGCCTGACGGTCACCGAAGTGAAAGGCTTCGGGCGCCAGAAGGGCCATACCGAACTCTATCGCGGTGCTGAATACGTGGTCGACTTCCTGCCCAAGGTCAAGATCGAAGTCGTGGTGGACGACAAGGTGGTCGAGCAGGCTGTGGACGCCATCATCAAGGCCGCCCGCACCGGCAAGATCGGCGACGGCAAGATCTTCGTGCAGGAAGTGGAGCAGGTGATCCGTATCCGTACCGGCGAAACCGGGCCGGATGCCGTCTGA
- the adh gene encoding aldehyde dehydrogenase, protein MNLADISKLGVRDPFKQRYDNFIGGKFVPPVKGEYFENISPVIGRAFCEVARSSAEDVELALDAAHAAKKSWGKTSPTERANMLLKIADRMEANLELLATAETLDNGKPIRETMAADIPLAIDHFRYFAAAVRTQEGSICPIDNDTYAYHFHEPLGVVGQIIPWNFPILMAVWKLAPALAAGNCVVLKPAEQTPASIMVLIELIADLIPPGVVNIVQGFGVEAGKPLASNKRIAKIAFTGETTTGRLIMQYASQNLIPVTLELGGKSPNIFFADVLDKDDDFFDKALEGFAMFALNQGEVCTCPSRVLVQESIYERFIERALKRVAAIKQGNPLDKSTMIGAQASQEQLEKILSYIDIGKQEGAKVLAGGGREELGGDLASGYYVKPTVFQGNNKMRIFQEEIFGPVVSVTTFKDEEEALAIANDTLYGLGAGLWTRDGTRAFRMGREIQAGRVWTNCYHLYPAHAAFGGYKQSGIGRENHKMMLDHYQQTKNLLVSYSPKALGFF, encoded by the coding sequence ATGAACCTGGCAGACATCAGCAAACTCGGCGTACGCGACCCCTTCAAGCAACGTTACGACAATTTCATCGGTGGCAAATTCGTGCCGCCGGTCAAGGGTGAATACTTCGAGAACATCAGCCCGGTGATCGGACGCGCCTTCTGTGAAGTGGCCCGCTCCAGCGCCGAAGACGTGGAGCTGGCGCTGGACGCCGCCCACGCAGCCAAGAAGAGCTGGGGCAAGACCTCCCCCACCGAGCGCGCCAATATGCTGTTGAAGATCGCCGACCGCATGGAAGCCAACCTGGAGCTGCTGGCCACTGCCGAAACCCTGGACAACGGCAAGCCCATCCGCGAGACCATGGCCGCCGACATCCCGCTGGCCATCGACCACTTCCGCTATTTCGCCGCTGCCGTGCGCACCCAGGAAGGCAGCATCTGCCCCATCGACAATGACACCTACGCCTACCACTTCCATGAGCCTCTGGGCGTGGTCGGCCAGATCATCCCCTGGAACTTCCCCATCCTGATGGCGGTGTGGAAACTGGCCCCGGCGCTGGCCGCCGGCAATTGCGTGGTGTTAAAGCCCGCCGAGCAGACCCCGGCCTCCATCATGGTGCTGATCGAACTGATCGCCGACCTGATCCCGCCGGGCGTGGTCAACATCGTGCAGGGCTTTGGCGTGGAAGCCGGCAAGCCGCTGGCCTCCAACAAGCGTATCGCCAAGATCGCCTTCACTGGCGAGACCACCACTGGCCGCCTGATCATGCAATACGCTTCGCAGAACCTGATCCCGGTGACGCTGGAGCTGGGCGGCAAGTCGCCCAATATCTTCTTCGCCGACGTGCTGGACAAGGATGACGACTTCTTCGACAAGGCCCTGGAAGGCTTTGCCATGTTCGCGCTGAACCAGGGCGAGGTCTGCACCTGCCCCTCGCGCGTGCTGGTGCAGGAATCGATCTACGAGCGCTTCATCGAGCGCGCCTTGAAGCGCGTGGCGGCCATCAAGCAGGGCAATCCGCTGGACAAGAGCACCATGATCGGCGCGCAGGCCTCGCAGGAACAGCTGGAAAAGATCCTGTCCTACATCGACATCGGCAAGCAGGAAGGCGCCAAGGTGCTGGCCGGCGGCGGGCGCGAAGAACTGGGCGGCGACCTGGCCTCGGGCTACTACGTCAAGCCGACCGTGTTCCAGGGCAATAACAAGATGCGCATCTTCCAGGAAGAAATCTTTGGCCCGGTGGTCTCGGTGACCACCTTCAAGGATGAAGAAGAAGCGCTGGCCATTGCCAATGACACGCTGTACGGCCTGGGCGCGGGCCTGTGGACCCGGGATGGCACGCGCGCCTTCCGCATGGGGCGTGAGATCCAGGCTGGCCGTGTCTGGACCAACTGCTATCACCTCTATCCGGCGCATGCGGCCTTCGGCGGCTACAAGCAATCCGGCATCGGCCGCGAAAACCACAAGATGATGCTGGACCACTACCAGCAGACCAAGAACCTGCTGGTCAGCTACAGCCCGAAGGCGCTGGGCTTCTTCTGA
- a CDS encoding DUF779 domain-containing protein has translation MTALPRVTATDATVDLLRQLKTRHGALIFFQSGGCCDGSAPMCYPEGDFTLGDTDVYLGDIDGVPFYIGADQFEYWKHTQLIIDVVNGNGGMFSLENGSGKRFLTRSRLFTDEEYDALAPLSARVT, from the coding sequence ATGACAGCCTTACCCCGCGTCACCGCCACCGACGCTACCGTGGATCTGTTGCGACAGTTGAAGACGCGGCATGGCGCGCTGATCTTTTTCCAGTCCGGCGGCTGCTGCGATGGCAGCGCACCGATGTGCTATCCCGAGGGTGATTTCACCCTGGGCGATACCGATGTCTATCTTGGCGACATCGATGGGGTGCCGTTCTACATCGGCGCTGACCAGTTCGAGTACTGGAAGCACACGCAACTGATCATTGACGTGGTCAATGGCAATGGCGGCATGTTCTCGTTGGAGAACGGCAGCGGCAAGCGCTTCCTGACGCGCTCGCGGCTGTTTACCGATGAGGAGTATGACGCCCTGGCCCCGCTCAGTGCCCGCGTGACTTGA
- a CDS encoding sigma-54-dependent Fis family transcriptional regulator: protein MQYQANRPSAGALLGTSPLVQASTDGVPDLQAIERSHQRSSSYGIMRGQRPDLDSLSRADLAQTLEANQTLSGHARPVMETLYDQIRNTHSMVILSDAEGTILHTLGDSDFLAKADRVALGPGGRWSEQLRGTNAIGTALFEQKPTTVHAQQHYLDANRFLTCSAAPIFDHRGQVLGVLDVSGECGSFHKHTMALVRMSAQMIENHLLAGSFPDCITLHFHSRAEFVGTLVEGIVSFTPGGRFLAANRSAQFQLGLTLAALQSHTFASLFGVPLSLLFEHHRKAAPGLLELCLHNGIRIHGRAELRLRDQHFQAAREAVIDAPGLLPPAPNTTTPPPSPPQQRARHQRRPDLQALDTGDVRMSAIIAKLRRVIDRDIPILITGETGTGKEWLAQAIHGDSARFGARQNRAGAAPFVAVNCSAIPENLIEAELFGYEDGAFTGARRKGALGKIAQAHGGTLFLDEIGDMPLALQGRLLRVLQERAVTPLGSQRVIPVDFALVCATNQPLREMAARHAFREDLYYRINGLQVKLPALRDRSDLPQLIERILEDEGGPHAPRFDAQAQALLLASHWPGNLRQLANLVRTSLAMAEGEEAIGPHHLPDDFLEEAGAPGALHDGMHTMHAVRSDCLSIQDNEWAAIERALRTHAGNVSAAAKALGVSRNTIYRRLKSRGH from the coding sequence ATGCAATACCAGGCAAACCGGCCCAGCGCCGGTGCATTGCTGGGCACCTCGCCGCTTGTGCAGGCCAGCACCGATGGCGTGCCGGATCTGCAGGCCATCGAGCGCTCTCACCAGCGCAGCTCGTCCTACGGCATCATGCGCGGCCAGCGGCCCGACCTCGACTCGCTCTCGCGCGCCGACCTGGCGCAGACCCTCGAAGCCAACCAGACCCTCTCCGGCCACGCCCGCCCGGTCATGGAAACCCTCTACGACCAGATCCGCAATACCCACAGCATGGTGATCCTGTCGGATGCAGAAGGCACCATCCTGCATACCCTCGGCGACAGCGATTTCCTGGCCAAGGCCGATCGCGTCGCCCTTGGGCCGGGAGGGCGCTGGTCCGAGCAACTGCGCGGCACCAACGCCATCGGCACAGCGCTGTTCGAGCAGAAGCCCACTACCGTACACGCCCAGCAGCATTACCTGGACGCCAATCGCTTCCTGACCTGCTCGGCCGCCCCCATCTTCGACCATCGCGGCCAGGTGCTGGGGGTGCTGGATGTCTCGGGTGAATGCGGCAGTTTCCACAAGCACACCATGGCGCTGGTGCGCATGTCGGCGCAGATGATCGAGAATCACCTGCTGGCCGGCAGCTTTCCTGATTGCATCACCCTGCATTTCCACAGCCGCGCCGAATTCGTCGGCACGCTGGTCGAAGGCATCGTCAGCTTCACGCCGGGCGGTCGCTTCCTGGCGGCCAATCGCAGCGCGCAGTTCCAGCTGGGCCTGACCCTGGCGGCGTTGCAATCGCATACCTTCGCTTCACTGTTCGGGGTGCCGCTGTCGCTGCTGTTCGAGCATCATCGCAAGGCCGCCCCGGGCCTGCTGGAGCTGTGCCTGCACAATGGCATCCGCATCCATGGCCGCGCCGAATTGCGCCTGCGCGACCAGCATTTCCAGGCCGCGCGCGAGGCCGTCATCGATGCGCCCGGCCTGCTCCCGCCTGCGCCCAATACCACCACCCCGCCGCCGTCGCCGCCCCAACAGCGCGCGCGCCACCAACGGCGACCGGACCTGCAGGCGCTCGATACCGGGGACGTACGCATGAGCGCCATCATTGCCAAGCTGCGCCGGGTGATCGACCGCGACATCCCCATCCTCATCACCGGCGAGACCGGCACCGGCAAGGAATGGCTGGCGCAAGCCATCCATGGCGACAGTGCACGCTTTGGCGCCCGCCAGAACCGCGCAGGCGCGGCCCCCTTCGTCGCAGTGAACTGCTCGGCCATCCCGGAAAACCTGATCGAAGCCGAACTGTTCGGCTATGAAGACGGCGCTTTCACTGGCGCACGGCGCAAGGGTGCGCTGGGCAAGATCGCCCAGGCGCACGGCGGCACCCTGTTCCTGGATGAGATCGGCGACATGCCCCTGGCCCTGCAAGGCCGGCTGCTGCGCGTGCTGCAGGAACGCGCCGTGACGCCGCTGGGCAGCCAGCGCGTCATCCCGGTGGATTTCGCACTGGTCTGCGCGACCAATCAGCCGCTGCGCGAGATGGCCGCGCGCCATGCCTTCCGCGAAGATCTGTACTACCGCATCAATGGCTTGCAGGTGAAGCTGCCGGCGCTACGGGACCGCAGCGACCTCCCCCAGCTGATCGAACGCATCCTGGAAGACGAAGGCGGCCCCCACGCGCCGCGCTTCGACGCGCAAGCACAGGCGCTGCTGCTGGCCAGCCACTGGCCCGGCAACCTGCGCCAGCTGGCCAACCTGGTCCGCACGTCGCTGGCCATGGCCGAAGGCGAAGAGGCCATCGGTCCGCATCACCTGCCCGATGATTTCCTGGAAGAGGCAGGCGCACCCGGTGCGCTACACGACGGCATGCACACCATGCACGCCGTGCGCAGCGATTGCCTGTCCATCCAGGACAATGAATGGGCCGCGATCGAACGGGCCCTGCGCACCCACGCCGGCAATGTCAGCGCCGCCGCCAAGGCCCTGGGCGTGTCGCGCAATACCATCTACCGGCGCCTCAAGTCACGCGGGCACTGA
- a CDS encoding PA0069 family radical SAM protein translates to MASFPKFPQGIAQPFPTQPAPTAEDDPTLTPATFIHRSQVAQKGRGAVTNLRGRYESVSREEFDDGWQPMRWAEGEGAAALEQDEEPARLKTIVTEETAKSIISRNTSPDLPFSLSLNPYRGCEHGCIYCFARPSHSYLGLSPGLDFESRLVAKTNAPELLLRELAKPSYQPDTITVGINTDAYQPIERERQLTRRILQILHDCENPVAMITKSALIERDIDLLAAMAAKDQAIVAVTITTLDPAIARTLEPRAASPARRLRVIRTLAEAGIPVSVSIAPVIPFVTEPDLERVMEAAVEAGARQAGYIVLRLPWEVSPLFRQWLQAHFPDRAARVMNRIQDMRGGKDYDADFATRMRGTGVWADLLQQRFEKASRRLGIHHRNRAFATLDASCFKRPQWAPQAPRQPARSDGQMDLF, encoded by the coding sequence GTGGCCTCCTTCCCCAAATTTCCACAGGGCATCGCCCAGCCTTTCCCGACCCAGCCAGCGCCCACGGCAGAGGACGATCCTACCCTCACGCCTGCGACCTTCATCCATCGCAGCCAGGTAGCCCAGAAGGGCCGGGGTGCGGTCACCAACCTGCGGGGGCGCTATGAATCGGTGAGCCGGGAAGAGTTCGATGATGGCTGGCAGCCCATGCGCTGGGCCGAGGGAGAGGGTGCTGCCGCGCTTGAGCAGGACGAGGAGCCGGCGCGCCTGAAGACCATCGTCACCGAAGAAACCGCCAAGTCCATCATCAGCCGCAATACTTCGCCGGACCTGCCGTTCTCGCTGTCCCTGAATCCCTACCGGGGCTGCGAACATGGCTGCATCTACTGTTTTGCCCGTCCATCGCACAGCTACCTGGGGCTTTCGCCAGGCCTGGACTTCGAAAGCCGGCTGGTGGCCAAGACCAATGCGCCCGAGCTCTTGTTGCGCGAGCTGGCCAAGCCCTCCTACCAGCCCGACACCATCACCGTGGGCATCAATACCGACGCTTATCAGCCCATCGAGCGCGAACGCCAGCTGACCCGGCGCATTCTGCAGATCCTGCACGATTGCGAAAACCCGGTTGCCATGATCACCAAGTCCGCCCTGATCGAGCGCGACATCGACTTGCTGGCCGCCATGGCCGCCAAGGACCAGGCCATCGTGGCCGTCACCATCACCACGCTCGATCCCGCCATCGCCCGCACGCTGGAGCCGCGCGCGGCCAGCCCGGCGCGGCGCTTGCGGGTGATCCGCACCCTAGCCGAGGCGGGCATCCCGGTGAGCGTGTCGATTGCGCCGGTGATTCCCTTCGTGACCGAACCTGATCTGGAGCGGGTGATGGAGGCGGCGGTAGAGGCGGGCGCACGCCAGGCGGGTTATATCGTGCTGAGGTTGCCGTGGGAGGTCAGCCCGCTATTCCGGCAATGGCTGCAGGCGCATTTCCCCGACCGGGCGGCGCGGGTGATGAATCGCATCCAGGACATGCGCGGCGGCAAGGATTACGACGCCGATTTCGCCACCCGCATGCGTGGTACGGGCGTGTGGGCCGACCTGTTGCAGCAGCGCTTCGAGAAAGCCAGCCGCCGCCTGGGCATCCATCATCGCAACCGGGCGTTTGCTACGCTGGATGCGAGCTGCTTCAAGCGGCCGCAGTGGGCGCCCCAAGCGCCGCGGCAGCCAGCCAGGTCGGACGGGCAGATGGATCTGTTCTGA
- a CDS encoding Smr/MutS family protein, whose protein sequence is MATMKDFAALKGLRRDLQEQEKARALALAERARQEAAIREEANLFRNSIGQIAPLRSKAIDKALHLPDAPLPIPRQHLADEQAALLESLSDEFTIDTLMDSDENLSFARPGVGMDVLSKLRRGNWVIQAQLDLHGYRRDQAREALGEFLRQSRRRGLRCVRVIHGKGLGSVNKEPVLKHKVRNWLAQKDEVMAFCQARAADGGAGALVVLLKSSERA, encoded by the coding sequence ATGGCGACTATGAAGGATTTTGCGGCGCTCAAGGGATTGCGCCGCGACCTGCAAGAGCAGGAAAAAGCGCGTGCGCTGGCCTTGGCCGAGCGCGCGCGCCAGGAAGCAGCGATCCGCGAAGAGGCCAACCTCTTCCGCAACAGCATCGGCCAGATCGCGCCGCTGCGCAGCAAGGCCATCGACAAGGCGCTTCACTTGCCCGACGCTCCCCTGCCCATCCCGCGCCAGCACCTGGCCGATGAGCAGGCGGCGCTGCTGGAGTCGCTCTCCGACGAATTCACCATCGACACACTGATGGACAGCGACGAAAACCTCAGTTTCGCCCGCCCTGGCGTGGGCATGGACGTGCTCTCCAAGCTGCGGCGCGGCAACTGGGTGATCCAGGCCCAGCTCGACCTGCACGGCTACCGGCGCGACCAGGCCCGCGAGGCGCTGGGTGAATTCCTGCGCCAGTCGCGTCGGCGCGGATTGCGCTGCGTGCGGGTGATCCATGGCAAGGGCCTGGGCTCGGTCAACAAGGAGCCGGTACTCAAGCACAAGGTGCGCAACTGGCTGGCCCAGAAGGATGAAGTCATGGCCTTCTGCCAGGCCCGCGCGGCCGACGGTGGCGCGGGGGCGCTGGTAGTGCTGCTCAAGTCCAGCGAGCGGGCCTGA
- a CDS encoding I78 family peptidase inhibitor, with protein sequence MPRSASAITVALALLALGGILAACSASREPQATAAADPADAAASQCDAGKVQRWIGEDLSGYVERQAAAESGAQETRVLKPGDAATMDFNPRRLNIHVDPGGVIIKLACG encoded by the coding sequence GTGCCCCGTTCCGCGTCCGCCATCACCGTCGCTCTCGCCCTGTTGGCCCTGGGCGGCATCCTGGCCGCCTGCAGCGCCTCGCGCGAGCCGCAGGCCACTGCCGCCGCCGATCCGGCCGATGCTGCCGCCAGCCAGTGCGACGCCGGCAAGGTCCAGCGCTGGATAGGCGAAGACCTGAGCGGCTATGTGGAACGCCAGGCGGCGGCCGAGTCCGGCGCCCAGGAAACACGGGTGCTCAAGCCCGGCGACGCGGCCACGATGGACTTCAATCCGCGCCGGCTCAACATCCACGTCGATCCGGGCGGCGTCATCATCAAGCTGGCCTGCGGCTGA
- the trxB gene encoding thioredoxin-disulfide reductase — protein MSTTPKHAKVLILGSGPAGYSAAVYAARANLNPVLITGVEQGGQLMTTTDVENWPGDPLGVQGPELMQRLLQHAERFKTEIIFDHIHTTKLSERPFRLIGDSGEYTADALIIATGASAQYLGLPSEQAFMGRGVSACATCDGFFYRGKEVAVVGGGNTAVEEALYLSNIASKVTIIHRRDKFRAEPILIDRLLHKVSEGKIAIQWHHTLDEVVGDDSGVTGIKIKSTQDDAITEIPVHGLFIAIGHKPNTSIFEGQLSMQNGYLKTRTGTEGFATATSIDGVFAAGDVQDHVYRQAITSAGTGCMAALDAQRYLEGLE, from the coding sequence ATGAGCACGACGCCCAAACACGCCAAGGTCCTGATTCTCGGCTCCGGCCCCGCCGGCTATAGCGCCGCCGTCTACGCCGCGCGCGCCAACCTCAACCCGGTGCTCATCACCGGTGTGGAGCAAGGCGGCCAGCTGATGACCACCACCGACGTCGAAAACTGGCCGGGCGACCCGCTGGGCGTGCAAGGCCCCGAGCTGATGCAGCGCCTGCTGCAGCATGCCGAGCGTTTCAAGACCGAGATCATCTTCGACCATATCCACACCACCAAGCTGTCGGAGCGCCCTTTCCGCCTCATCGGCGACAGCGGCGAGTACACGGCCGACGCCCTCATCATCGCCACCGGCGCCTCGGCGCAATACCTGGGCCTGCCCTCGGAGCAAGCCTTCATGGGCCGTGGCGTGTCGGCCTGCGCCACCTGTGACGGTTTCTTCTACCGCGGCAAGGAAGTGGCCGTGGTCGGCGGCGGCAACACCGCCGTGGAAGAGGCGCTGTACCTCTCCAACATCGCCAGCAAGGTCACCATCATCCACCGTCGCGACAAGTTCCGCGCCGAGCCCATCCTGATCGACCGCCTGCTGCACAAGGTCAGCGAAGGCAAGATCGCCATCCAGTGGCACCACACCCTGGATGAAGTGGTCGGCGACGACAGCGGCGTGACCGGCATCAAGATCAAGTCCACCCAGGACGATGCCATCACCGAGATTCCAGTGCACGGCCTGTTCATCGCCATCGGCCACAAGCCCAACACCAGCATCTTCGAAGGGCAGTTGTCGATGCAGAACGGCTATCTCAAGACCCGCACCGGCACCGAAGGCTTTGCCACGGCTACCAGCATCGACGGCGTCTTCGCCGCTGGCGACGTGCAGGACCACGTCTACCGCCAGGCCATCACCAGCGCCGGCACCGGCTGCATGGCCGCGCTGGATGCACAGCGCTACCTGGAAGGACTGGAATAA
- a CDS encoding DNA translocase FtsK, with amino-acid sequence MSKTSQAHIRNTKAPAPPMPSRLVRLLSEARWLALSALLVYLVLILLSYSKTDPGWSVASSVPRVGNWGGRVGAWMADLMLYIFGLSAWWWCVLAARSVWTGYRRLSNRFLVAQPVEPEHQQEPLIRAVGFVFMLTGSMGIEFTRMHRFAPKLPHSSGGVLGEMIGSAVQPTFGFTGSTLLLLMLFGLGFSLLFHVSWLAAVERIGGLIEDGLFWVRDFFAARADRKAGQEAAVKREETVVQERAKIVEAPPIRIEPQIVEVQKSDRVQKEKQTSLFDDVSTDLPPLSLLDEAPPSQQTVSVETLEFTSRLIEKKLSDFGVEVKVVAAYPGPVITRYEIEPATGVKGSQIVNLARDLARSLSLTSIRVVEVIQGKNYMGLELPNPKRQIVRLTEILGSKVYNDSHSSLTVALGKDIAGNPVVADLAKMPHLLVAGTTGSGKSVGINATILSLLYKSTPRQVRLILIDPKMLELSIYEGIPHLLAPVVTDMRQAGHALNWAVEEMERRYKKMSKLGVRNLAGYNQKIADAEKRGEKIPNPFSLTPDAPEPLEQLETIVIIIDELADLMMVVGKKVEELIARIAQKARAAGIHLILATQRPSVDVITGLIKANVPTRIAFQVSSKIDSRTILDQMGAETLLGMGDMLYNPPGTGLPVRVHGAFVSDDEVHRVVEHLKSQGEPNYIEGILEGGVLEDADGGGSGAAAGGAGGGEGDEMYDQAVAVVLKHRRASISLVQRHLRIGYNRAARLLEQMEQSGLVSTMQSNGNREILVPAGASDAAE; translated from the coding sequence ATGTCGAAGACGAGTCAAGCCCACATCCGCAACACCAAGGCGCCGGCGCCCCCCATGCCCAGCCGTCTGGTGCGGCTGTTATCCGAGGCGCGCTGGCTGGCGCTGTCCGCCTTGCTGGTCTACCTGGTACTGATCCTGCTGAGCTATTCCAAGACCGACCCCGGCTGGTCGGTGGCCAGCTCGGTGCCGCGCGTGGGCAACTGGGGTGGTCGCGTGGGCGCCTGGATGGCCGACCTGATGCTCTACATCTTCGGCTTGTCGGCCTGGTGGTGGTGCGTGCTGGCCGCCCGCTCGGTGTGGACCGGCTATCGGCGCCTGTCCAATCGCTTCCTGGTGGCCCAGCCGGTGGAACCTGAACACCAGCAGGAGCCGCTCATCCGCGCCGTCGGCTTCGTCTTCATGCTCACCGGCAGCATGGGCATCGAATTCACCCGCATGCATCGCTTTGCCCCCAAGCTGCCGCACTCGTCCGGTGGCGTGCTGGGCGAGATGATCGGTTCGGCCGTGCAGCCCACCTTCGGTTTCACCGGTTCCACGCTGCTGCTGCTGATGCTGTTCGGCCTGGGCTTCTCGCTGCTGTTCCATGTCTCGTGGCTGGCAGCGGTGGAGCGCATCGGCGGACTCATCGAGGATGGCCTGTTCTGGGTGCGCGACTTCTTCGCCGCCCGGGCTGACCGCAAGGCTGGCCAGGAGGCTGCCGTCAAGCGCGAGGAAACCGTGGTGCAGGAGCGCGCCAAGATCGTCGAAGCGCCGCCCATCCGCATCGAGCCGCAGATCGTGGAGGTGCAGAAATCCGACCGCGTCCAGAAGGAAAAGCAGACCAGCCTGTTCGACGACGTCAGCACCGACCTGCCGCCGCTGTCGCTGCTGGACGAGGCCCCGCCGTCGCAGCAGACGGTGTCGGTGGAAACCCTGGAATTCACCAGCCGCCTGATCGAGAAGAAGCTCTCCGACTTCGGCGTCGAGGTCAAGGTGGTGGCGGCCTATCCCGGCCCGGTGATCACCCGTTACGAGATCGAACCAGCCACCGGCGTCAAGGGCAGCCAGATCGTCAACCTGGCGCGCGACCTGGCGCGTTCGCTGTCGCTGACCTCGATCCGCGTGGTGGAAGTCATCCAGGGCAAGAATTACATGGGCCTGGAATTGCCCAACCCCAAGCGCCAGATCGTGCGCCTGACCGAGATCCTCGGCTCCAAGGTCTACAACGACAGTCATTCCAGCCTCACCGTGGCGCTGGGCAAGGATATCGCCGGCAACCCGGTGGTGGCCGACCTGGCCAAGATGCCCCACCTGCTGGTGGCCGGCACCACCGGTTCGGGCAAGTCGGTGGGCATCAACGCCACCATCCTCTCGCTGCTCTACAAGTCCACCCCGCGCCAGGTGCGCCTGATCCTGATCGACCCCAAGATGCTGGAACTGTCGATCTACGAAGGCATCCCGCACCTGCTGGCGCCCGTGGTGACCGACATGCGCCAGGCTGGCCACGCGCTGAACTGGGCGGTGGAAGAGATGGAGCGGCGCTACAAGAAGATGTCCAAGCTGGGCGTGCGCAACCTGGCCGGCTACAACCAGAAGATCGCCGACGCCGAAAAACGCGGCGAGAAGATCCCCAATCCCTTCAGCCTCACCCCGGACGCGCCGGAGCCGCTGGAGCAGCTGGAAACCATCGTCATCATCATCGACGAACTGGCCGACCTGATGATGGTGGTGGGCAAGAAGGTGGAAGAACTGATCGCCCGTATCGCCCAGAAGGCGCGCGCAGCCGGTATTCACCTGATCCTGGCGACCCAGCGTCCCTCGGTGGACGTCATCACCGGCCTGATCAAGGCCAACGTGCCGACGCGCATCGCCTTCCAGGTCTCCTCCAAGATCGACTCGCGCACCATCCTCGACCAGATGGGTGCGGAAACCCTGCTGGGCATGGGCGACATGCTCTACAACCCGCCGGGTACGGGGCTGCCGGTGCGTGTGCACGGCGCTTTCGTCTCGGACGATGAAGTGCATCGCGTGGTGGAACACCTCAAATCCCAGGGGGAACCGAATTACATCGAGGGCATCCTAGAGGGAGGCGTGCTCGAAGACGCCGACGGCGGCGGCAGCGGTGCTGCGGCTGGTGGAGCCGGCGGCGGCGAGGGCGACGAGATGTACGACCAGGCCGTGGCCGTGGTGCTCAAGCATCGCCGCGCCTCGATCTCGCTGGTGCAGCGCCACCTGCGCATCGGCTACAACCGGGCCGCTCGCCTCTTGGAGCAGATGGAGCAGAGCGGTCTGGTCTCTACCATGCAATCCAATGGCAACCGTGAAATCCTGGTGCCGGCTGGCGCCAGCGATGCGGCCGAATAA
- the lolA gene encoding outer membrane lipoprotein chaperone LolA: MDNSRNASRLRAAQAPASTLRRRLMAAGLSALVVAGAITITALTPGRASAAALDQFKQFVSSTQSAKGAFTQRMVRTENGATKVVNTSSGSFVFSRPGKFIWTYQKPYEQVIQADGEKLFIYDKDLNQVTTKKLGNALGSSPAAILFGSNDLEKNFTLKEAGDKDGLEWLEAVPKSKDTTFDRIGIGLKNGTPVAMELHDSFGQVSLLSFDSFEKNPPLKVNSFSFTIPKGADVFNN, translated from the coding sequence ATGGACAATTCCAGAAACGCATCTCGCCTGCGCGCCGCGCAAGCGCCTGCCTCCACGCTGCGTCGCCGACTGATGGCCGCCGGCCTGTCGGCCCTGGTCGTGGCCGGCGCCATCACCATCACGGCCTTGACGCCGGGCCGCGCCTCGGCGGCCGCATTGGACCAGTTCAAGCAATTCGTCAGCAGCACCCAGTCCGCCAAGGGGGCATTCACCCAGCGCATGGTCAGGACCGAGAATGGCGCCACCAAGGTGGTCAACACCTCCAGCGGCAGCTTCGTGTTCTCGCGCCCGGGCAAGTTCATCTGGACCTACCAGAAACCGTACGAGCAGGTGATCCAGGCCGATGGCGAAAAACTGTTCATCTACGACAAGGACCTCAACCAGGTCACCACCAAGAAGCTGGGCAATGCGCTCGGCTCTTCGCCAGCCGCCATCCTGTTCGGCAGCAATGACCTGGAAAAGAACTTCACCCTCAAGGAAGCCGGCGACAAGGACGGCCTGGAGTGGCTGGAAGCCGTCCCCAAGAGCAAGGACACCACCTTCGACCGTATCGGCATCGGCTTGAAGAATGGCACGCCGGTGGCCATGGAATTGCATGATTCCTTCGGCCAGGTCTCGCTGCTCAGTTTCGACAGCTTCGAGAAGAATCCGCCGCTGAAGGTCAACAGCTTCAGCTTCACCATCCCCAAGGGCGCGGACGTCTTCAACAACTGA